The following proteins come from a genomic window of Flavobacterium crocinum:
- a CDS encoding PaaI family thioesterase, which yields MDNKRLEFLQSYIGKHFTGSPSPFAHWLNGKVIAVEKENVEFEFEVRKEMTNPVGMLHGGVTAGMIDDCIGVNFMVLGLEKFYPTINLYIDYFNPAFESQTVIVKTTLAKLGKTIINIKAEVINKNTSKIMAQASANLAISDVKIPV from the coding sequence ATGGACAACAAAAGATTAGAGTTTTTACAAAGTTATATCGGAAAACATTTTACAGGAAGTCCTTCTCCTTTTGCACATTGGCTAAATGGAAAAGTAATTGCTGTTGAAAAAGAAAATGTAGAATTCGAGTTTGAAGTCAGAAAAGAAATGACAAATCCGGTTGGAATGCTTCATGGCGGGGTTACAGCAGGAATGATAGACGATTGTATTGGCGTTAATTTCATGGTTTTAGGTCTTGAAAAGTTCTATCCAACAATCAACCTGTACATCGATTATTTTAATCCTGCATTTGAATCGCAAACTGTTATCGTAAAAACTACTTTGGCAAAATTGGGAAAAACAATTATCAATATTAAAGCAGAAGTAATCAATAAAAATACTTCTAAAATAATGGCTCAGGCAAGTGCTAACTTAGCAATAAGTGATGTTAAGATTCCTGTTTAA
- a CDS encoding Na+/H+ antiporter produces MENITVIIMLLFGVAFLSLISKRYNFPIPIVLVLCGVIISAVPGLPVIALSPEIVFIIFLPPLLYHAAWHTSWSDFKQSIRPITLAAVGLVFFTTGLVAVVAHWLIDDISWPLAFLLGAIVSPPDAVSATAITKGLGLNPRLIAILEGESLLNDASGLVAYKYALTAITAGNFVLWQAGLNFVLMSVIGIAIGLAIGFVMYYIHKRFVCDDIIEVTLTLLTPFSAYLLAEHFHGSGVLAVVTTGLFLAARSGTIFSHESRIMTNTIWDVLNNILNGLIFILIGLQLRQIMEGIGSYSGTSLFLWGAVISVVVILVRFLWVVPATMLPRMFSKKIRQKEEFDYRNMIVFGWSGMRGVVSMAAALALPLMLNKTEEFPLRNLIIYLVFCVILSTLVIQGLTLPWLIKKLKIERYSILAEEYDIRNKIVSETITHIEDNFSLLDDELLHNIKSKYEVKFNRLQKTELPANFFGNGKVLGGQIFNEFTRVQIDLLNVERNNLESMHKKGSVNEEIFRKIEKELDLEETRLWMEMYEE; encoded by the coding sequence ATGGAGAATATTACCGTTATTATAATGCTACTTTTTGGTGTAGCATTTTTAAGCCTTATTAGTAAAAGATATAATTTTCCAATACCTATTGTTTTAGTGCTTTGCGGTGTAATTATCAGCGCCGTGCCGGGGCTTCCTGTAATTGCGCTGAGTCCCGAAATTGTGTTTATTATCTTTCTGCCGCCACTTTTGTATCATGCAGCATGGCATACCAGCTGGTCGGATTTTAAACAATCAATTCGTCCGATTACATTAGCTGCTGTTGGGTTGGTATTTTTTACTACAGGATTGGTTGCCGTTGTGGCGCATTGGCTCATAGATGATATTTCCTGGCCGTTAGCCTTTTTGCTTGGCGCTATTGTTTCGCCTCCGGATGCAGTTTCAGCAACAGCTATTACAAAAGGTTTAGGATTAAATCCAAGATTGATTGCCATTTTAGAAGGAGAAAGTTTGCTTAATGACGCGAGTGGCCTTGTTGCTTACAAATACGCTTTAACAGCCATAACAGCCGGGAATTTTGTTTTGTGGCAGGCTGGGTTGAATTTTGTTTTAATGTCTGTTATAGGGATCGCAATTGGTCTGGCTATTGGTTTTGTAATGTACTATATTCATAAAAGATTTGTTTGCGATGATATTATCGAGGTGACTTTAACGCTGCTTACTCCGTTTTCAGCTTATTTATTAGCGGAACACTTTCATGGTTCAGGAGTTTTGGCAGTAGTAACTACGGGACTTTTTCTGGCGGCAAGATCGGGCACTATTTTTTCTCATGAAAGCCGGATTATGACCAATACTATTTGGGATGTTCTGAATAATATTTTAAACGGTTTAATCTTCATTTTAATCGGATTGCAGTTAAGGCAGATTATGGAAGGAATTGGCAGTTACTCAGGAACTTCTTTATTTTTATGGGGAGCCGTTATTAGTGTAGTCGTAATTCTTGTTCGCTTTTTATGGGTTGTGCCTGCAACAATGTTGCCTAGGATGTTTAGTAAAAAGATTCGTCAAAAAGAAGAATTTGATTATCGCAATATGATTGTTTTCGGATGGTCGGGAATGCGTGGTGTCGTTTCTATGGCTGCTGCTTTGGCGCTTCCGCTAATGTTAAACAAAACAGAAGAATTTCCACTTCGTAACCTGATCATTTATCTGGTTTTTTGTGTGATATTGTCCACTTTGGTTATTCAGGGACTTACGCTTCCATGGCTGATTAAAAAGCTTAAAATTGAACGTTACTCTATTTTAGCAGAAGAATATGATATTCGTAATAAAATTGTTTCTGAAACGATTACGCATATTGAAGATAATTTTTCTTTATTGGATGATGAATTACTGCATAACATAAAAAGTAAATACGAAGTAAAATTTAACCGTTTGCAAAAGACGGAACTTCCAGCTAACTTTTTTGGAAACGGAAAAGTATTAGGCGGACAAATTTTTAACGAGTTTACGAGAGTCCAAATTGACCTTTTGAATGTCGAGCGTAATAATTTGGAAAGTATGCATAAAAAAGGATCTGTAAACGAAGAAATTTTCAGAAAAATAGAAAAGGAACTCGATCTGGAAGAAACCCGTTTATGGATGGAAATGTATGAAGAATAA
- a CDS encoding tetratricopeptide repeat protein, whose translation MSAKKIYFVVLLCYAFAANAQKLQIKCSENYLKDIESILSQEKNFGTDTIALKKYLYPLSQIPKYQILYDGLLANGYGNFSNSNNKTSSKYYLKSIEKARTSGNVSLIVWSQLNYINHLYYYRDYIKLTPFLLELMEKIEPLTAHQIIIADETYKRIGWILQTFGDYRKSLQYLKLAKETTQKNSSQYAAIINSIGLNFFHLGNYKMAAYYLNETAKLSRQIHDDVRYAKALGDLAMISEKKGNFKTAIDLLQKDIQISEQYQSDQNTMYASILLAEVFLKNNQPEEAKTFLDKAGNIAIAKSYFKKSELQIIKLKLQILKLQNSTENELQLRRRMVVLEDSLKNEDGDLAINQANWIIEKNKYQQHIDEAKKIIKYETTLKKFYLIIFIMFFSTALIIFIHFRKKYKNKHLKYEQKVKALELEKLKAEQQLNEVHQDLKSQINYLKEKNNQIKKLKTVIENITNSSSSYLEKKEGKLNALLESHLMTDDNWNVFKQEFQKEYPRFYSQLQENFPEMNEFNERILLLQKLDFSNNETAELLGITSDTVKKTKQHLRKKLGNQYDSLF comes from the coding sequence ATGTCTGCCAAAAAAATATATTTCGTTGTTTTACTTTGTTACGCATTCGCCGCAAATGCTCAAAAATTGCAAATTAAGTGCTCCGAAAACTATCTTAAGGATATTGAATCTATTCTTTCTCAGGAAAAGAATTTTGGTACTGATACAATTGCTTTAAAAAAATACCTTTATCCTTTAAGTCAAATACCTAAATATCAAATCCTTTACGATGGCTTATTAGCAAATGGCTATGGCAATTTTTCTAATTCTAATAATAAAACTTCCAGTAAATACTATTTAAAATCTATAGAAAAAGCAAGAACTTCCGGAAATGTTTCTTTGATAGTCTGGTCGCAACTTAATTATATCAATCATTTATACTATTACAGGGATTATATTAAACTGACTCCTTTTCTGTTAGAACTAATGGAAAAAATCGAACCTTTAACCGCTCATCAAATTATTATTGCAGACGAAACTTACAAAAGAATCGGATGGATATTGCAAACATTTGGAGATTACCGTAAATCGTTGCAATACCTAAAACTAGCAAAAGAAACAACTCAAAAAAACAGTTCACAATATGCCGCTATTATTAATTCGATTGGTTTAAATTTTTTCCATTTAGGAAATTATAAAATGGCTGCTTATTATTTAAACGAAACAGCCAAACTCTCCAGACAGATTCACGATGATGTCCGATACGCTAAAGCTCTTGGCGATTTAGCCATGATTAGTGAGAAGAAAGGCAATTTTAAAACCGCTATTGATTTATTACAAAAAGACATTCAGATTTCTGAACAATATCAAAGCGATCAGAATACGATGTATGCTTCTATATTATTGGCCGAAGTATTCTTAAAAAACAACCAACCTGAAGAAGCTAAAACATTTTTAGACAAGGCCGGAAATATAGCAATTGCAAAATCTTATTTTAAAAAGTCGGAATTACAGATTATTAAATTAAAGTTGCAAATTCTAAAATTGCAAAACTCAACCGAAAACGAACTCCAATTAAGACGCCGAATGGTTGTTCTTGAAGATTCACTAAAAAATGAAGATGGCGACCTTGCTATTAATCAGGCCAACTGGATTATAGAAAAAAACAAATATCAGCAACATATCGATGAAGCAAAGAAGATCATTAAATATGAGACTACCCTAAAAAAATTCTACCTTATTATATTTATAATGTTTTTTTCTACGGCATTGATAATATTTATTCATTTCAGAAAAAAATACAAAAACAAGCATCTCAAATACGAGCAAAAGGTAAAAGCTTTAGAATTAGAAAAATTAAAAGCAGAACAACAACTTAACGAAGTTCATCAGGACTTAAAATCTCAGATTAATTATTTAAAAGAAAAAAACAATCAGATAAAAAAACTTAAAACAGTAATTGAGAATATTACAAACTCATCTTCTTCTTATCTGGAAAAAAAAGAAGGAAAATTGAACGCTCTGCTGGAATCACATTTAATGACGGACGATAACTGGAATGTCTTCAAGCAAGAATTTCAAAAAGAATATCCGAGGTTTTACAGCCAGCTTCAGGAAAATTTTCCGGAAATGAATGAGTTTAATGAACGAATCTTACTGCTTCAAAAACTCGATTTCAGTAATAACGAAACTGCAGAATTGCTGGGAATAACAAGTGATACGGTAAAAAAAACAAAGCAACATCTTAGAAAAAAACTAGGAAATCAGTACGATTCACTTTTTTAA
- a CDS encoding ribonucleoside-diphosphate reductase subunit alpha: MNTIDTTPVNNFEPQNDSKMWWKNSESEQILNRGYLLKGETVEGAIDRICTAAAKRLYKPELKESFVEMIERGWMSISSPVWANMGTERGLPISCFNVHVPDKIEGITHKLGEVIMQTKIGGGTSGYFGELRERGSAVTDNGKSSGAVSFMKLFDTAMDTISQGGVRRGAFAAYLDVDHPDIEEFLKIKSIGNPIQNLFTGICVPDYWMQEMIDGDAEKRQVWAKVLESRQQKGLPYIFFSDNVNKNKPQVYKDQNLRINASNLCSEIMLPSTHDESFICCLSSMNLELYEEWKDTEAVKLAIFFLDAVLQEFIEKTEGNYYLSAANKFAKRHRALGLGVLGWHSYLQKNMIPFEGMEAKMKTTEIFKHISDKADKASQELARIYGEPELLKGYGRRNTTTMAIAPTTSSSAILGQTSPGIEPFSSNYYKAGLSKGNFMRKNKYLKKLLEEKGLDNEEVWRGIMLNGGSVQHMSELTQQEKDVFKTFKEISQLEIVQQAGIRQKFVDQGQSLNLNIPAELAIKDVNRLMIEAWQQGVKSLYYQRSQSVSKELVTSLVSCSSCES; this comes from the coding sequence ATGAATACAATAGACACAACCCCAGTAAATAATTTTGAACCACAGAACGACAGTAAAATGTGGTGGAAAAATTCAGAAAGCGAACAAATTTTAAATCGTGGTTATCTTTTAAAAGGTGAAACAGTTGAAGGTGCAATTGACAGAATCTGTACCGCTGCTGCCAAAAGATTATACAAACCGGAATTAAAAGAATCTTTTGTTGAAATGATCGAAAGAGGGTGGATGAGTATCAGTTCTCCGGTTTGGGCAAATATGGGAACAGAAAGAGGTTTGCCGATTTCTTGTTTTAACGTTCACGTTCCGGATAAAATTGAAGGAATCACGCATAAACTGGGTGAAGTAATCATGCAGACTAAAATTGGTGGTGGAACTTCCGGTTATTTTGGTGAATTACGTGAACGCGGAAGCGCCGTAACAGACAACGGAAAGAGTAGTGGAGCAGTTAGCTTTATGAAACTTTTTGATACTGCAATGGATACTATTTCTCAAGGTGGTGTTCGCCGTGGTGCATTTGCAGCTTATCTGGATGTTGATCACCCGGATATTGAAGAGTTTTTAAAGATTAAAAGTATAGGAAACCCAATTCAGAACTTGTTTACAGGTATTTGCGTGCCGGATTACTGGATGCAGGAAATGATTGATGGTGATGCAGAAAAAAGACAAGTTTGGGCAAAAGTTTTAGAAAGCCGTCAGCAAAAAGGATTACCTTATATCTTTTTTAGTGACAACGTAAATAAAAATAAACCGCAAGTTTATAAAGATCAAAATTTAAGAATCAACGCGAGTAACTTATGCAGCGAAATCATGCTTCCGTCAACTCATGACGAATCATTTATCTGCTGTCTTTCTTCTATGAATTTAGAATTGTATGAAGAATGGAAAGATACTGAGGCTGTAAAACTGGCAATCTTTTTCTTAGATGCTGTTTTACAGGAATTCATCGAAAAAACAGAAGGAAACTATTACCTTTCTGCTGCCAATAAATTTGCCAAAAGACACCGTGCATTAGGTTTAGGTGTTTTAGGATGGCATTCTTATTTACAGAAAAATATGATTCCGTTTGAAGGAATGGAAGCTAAAATGAAAACTACTGAGATTTTCAAACATATCAGCGATAAAGCAGATAAAGCAAGTCAGGAATTGGCTAGAATTTACGGGGAACCGGAATTGTTAAAAGGGTATGGAAGACGAAATACAACCACAATGGCAATTGCGCCTACAACTTCATCTTCTGCAATTTTAGGACAAACTTCGCCAGGTATTGAACCTTTCAGCAGTAACTATTACAAAGCCGGATTGAGTAAAGGTAATTTTATGCGTAAAAATAAATACCTTAAAAAACTACTTGAAGAAAAAGGTTTAGATAATGAAGAAGTATGGAGAGGAATTATGCTGAATGGAGGTAGCGTACAGCATATGTCGGAATTGACACAACAAGAAAAAGATGTTTTTAAAACATTTAAAGAAATCAGTCAGTTGGAAATTGTACAGCAAGCTGGAATTCGCCAGAAATTTGTGGATCAGGGACAAAGTTTGAACCTTAATATTCCGGCAGAATTGGCTATTAAAGATGTAAACCGTTTAATGATTGAAGCCTGGCAGCAAGGGGTTAAAAGTTTGTATTACCAAAGAAGCCAAAGTGTTTCTAAAGAATTGGTGACAAGTCTTGTTTCTTGCAGTAGTTGTGAATCATAA
- a CDS encoding MutS-related protein: MKAYQDKVEIYSEQYYKTNKKYNSISLLRLLSIFLLLFFMFQYIKTDEILCVILAVLSFAGFIFLMKIHSRLSFQKLLADTLLKINRNEITFLKREKTPFENGTEFIDFHHPYAYDLDIFGEHSLFQNLNRTATFIGKKTLANLLLHTLSETEILKNQEAINELKNKLEWRQEFQAFGIISEDSKQSYEAIKHWSSFRNNALPKVLIALSIILPTLFIGFLTAYFITSKIIILSYLTYIFIGNLIVLGAATKRIKSEIAKADNIDKIIKQYSLLIEKIENESFQSKKLIGLQEQLIYKNTKASLHLKQLSELFSRMDTINNFVTALLFNGTFLFNLHVLKALLKWKENYSSEIDHWISIIGEIEALNSLANLAYNNVDFVFPEINSEYKIEFKNLSHPLLNPATRIGNDTNFYPLSFVILTGSNMSGKSTFLRSLGINMVLGGIGSVVCASEAKIHPLPVLVSMRLSDSLSDSESYFFAEIKRLKQIMDELENQPAFVLLDEILRGTNSDDKRNGTIEVVKKIISKKAIGAIATHDIEVCLTTNEYPEILTNQCFEVEIQNNELHFDYKLRNGICKNKSATFLMQKMGVI; this comes from the coding sequence ATGAAAGCATATCAGGACAAAGTCGAAATCTATTCGGAACAATATTATAAAACCAACAAAAAATACAACAGCATAAGCCTTTTGAGGTTATTAAGTATTTTTCTCTTATTGTTTTTTATGTTTCAATACATCAAAACAGATGAAATACTTTGTGTTATTCTGGCTGTTTTATCTTTTGCTGGTTTTATTTTTTTAATGAAAATACATTCGCGATTATCGTTTCAGAAACTGCTTGCCGATACGCTTTTAAAAATTAATAGAAACGAAATTACTTTTTTAAAAAGAGAAAAAACACCTTTTGAAAACGGAACAGAGTTTATCGATTTTCATCATCCATATGCCTACGATTTAGATATTTTTGGAGAACATTCTTTATTTCAAAACCTAAATCGAACAGCAACATTTATTGGAAAAAAAACACTTGCTAACCTTTTATTGCATACACTTTCTGAAACTGAAATTTTAAAAAATCAGGAAGCCATCAATGAATTAAAAAACAAACTGGAATGGAGACAGGAATTTCAGGCTTTTGGAATTATAAGTGAAGATTCAAAACAATCTTATGAAGCAATAAAACATTGGTCTTCATTTAGAAATAACGCCTTACCTAAAGTTTTAATTGCACTTTCAATTATACTTCCAACATTATTTATTGGATTCCTAACGGCTTATTTTATTACTTCAAAAATTATCATCCTTTCGTATCTGACTTATATTTTTATCGGGAATTTAATTGTCTTGGGAGCGGCCACTAAAAGAATTAAATCCGAGATAGCCAAAGCAGATAATATTGATAAAATCATCAAACAATATAGTTTATTGATTGAAAAAATTGAGAACGAATCTTTTCAGTCTAAAAAGCTAATTGGTTTGCAGGAACAACTTATTTATAAAAACACAAAGGCAAGTCTGCATTTGAAACAGCTTTCTGAATTGTTTTCAAGAATGGACACTATAAATAATTTTGTTACCGCACTTTTATTCAACGGAACGTTTTTATTTAATCTGCACGTTTTAAAAGCGCTTTTAAAATGGAAAGAAAACTATTCTTCAGAAATTGATCACTGGATTTCTATTATTGGCGAAATCGAAGCTTTAAACAGTCTTGCCAATTTAGCTTACAATAATGTTGATTTTGTTTTTCCGGAAATCAATTCTGAATATAAAATTGAATTTAAAAACTTAAGCCACCCGCTCTTAAATCCTGCTACAAGAATTGGAAATGATACTAATTTTTATCCGCTTTCTTTCGTAATTCTGACGGGTTCTAATATGTCTGGAAAAAGTACCTTTTTAAGAAGCTTAGGAATCAATATGGTGCTTGGTGGAATTGGCTCAGTTGTTTGTGCATCAGAAGCTAAAATACATCCACTTCCAGTATTAGTTTCAATGCGATTATCAGATTCTTTATCGGATAGCGAATCTTACTTTTTTGCTGAAATTAAACGTTTAAAACAGATCATGGATGAGCTTGAAAATCAGCCTGCTTTTGTTTTATTAGATGAGATTTTAAGAGGAACAAATTCCGACGATAAAAGAAACGGAACAATTGAAGTAGTTAAGAAGATTATTTCGAAAAAAGCGATTGGTGCTATCGCAACACATGACATAGAAGTTTGCTTAACAACCAACGAATATCCCGAAATTTTGACGAATCAATGTTTCGAAGTAGAGATTCAAAACAACGAATTACACTTCGATTATAAACTTAGAAATGGCATTTGTAAAAACAAAAGCGCTACGTTTTTGATGCAGAAAATGGGAGTTATTTAA
- a CDS encoding winged helix-turn-helix transcriptional regulator, translating to MASSKKRSECPISTSLEIWGDKWSLLIIRDLTFKKQCTYGDFLKSEEKIATNILASRLLVLEENGIITKLQHPESKAKVLYQLTEKGIELFPVLVEISLWAEKYYEIPKVRENLIAKAKNNKAEFIEKGMKKLKEGLN from the coding sequence ATGGCGAGTTCAAAAAAGAGATCAGAATGTCCGATCAGTACTTCTTTAGAAATATGGGGAGATAAATGGTCATTGTTGATAATAAGGGATTTAACTTTTAAAAAGCAATGTACTTATGGTGATTTTTTAAAGTCAGAAGAAAAAATTGCAACCAATATCCTGGCCAGCCGACTTTTGGTTTTGGAAGAAAATGGTATAATCACAAAATTGCAGCATCCAGAAAGTAAAGCAAAAGTGCTGTATCAATTGACAGAAAAAGGAATTGAATTGTTTCCTGTTTTAGTGGAAATTAGTTTGTGGGCTGAGAAATATTATGAGATTCCGAAAGTAAGAGAAAACCTCATAGCTAAAGCTAAAAATAACAAAGCAGAGTTTATAGAAAAGGGAATGAAAAAACTGAAAGAAGGCTTGAATTAG
- a CDS encoding IS3 family transposase encodes MIELRHDYDLGIMLDHMNMARSSYYYYEKKYQAKDKYKDIKELIEQIYHQHKGRFGYRRITLEIKNKGILINHKTVLRLMKILGLKSLIRIKKYKSYKGEHGKIAPNILKRNFKAVMPNQKWATDVTEFNVSGKKLYLSPIIDLFNGEIISYDLSERPTFNQILSMLERSFKKIPNQTNLILHSDQGWQYQMKQYQYLLKQKGIKQSMSRKGNCLDNAIIENFFGILKSELFHLKKYSSINQLKQEIIDYIEYYNNERIKLNLKGMSPIQYRAHYYQI; translated from the coding sequence ATAATAGAATTAAGGCATGATTATGATCTGGGCATCATGCTAGATCATATGAATATGGCAAGAAGCAGTTATTATTACTACGAGAAAAAATATCAAGCCAAAGATAAATACAAGGATATTAAAGAGCTGATTGAGCAAATTTACCATCAACATAAAGGTCGATTTGGTTATAGACGTATTACTTTAGAAATAAAAAACAAAGGTATTTTGATTAATCATAAAACGGTGCTCAGGCTAATGAAGATTTTAGGTCTAAAAAGTTTAATTAGGATAAAAAAATACAAATCATATAAAGGAGAACATGGAAAAATAGCTCCCAATATATTGAAACGTAATTTTAAAGCGGTAATGCCTAATCAAAAATGGGCTACAGATGTTACAGAATTTAATGTCTCAGGGAAAAAGCTGTACCTCTCTCCGATAATTGATTTATTTAATGGAGAAATTATAAGTTATGACTTGTCTGAAAGACCCACTTTTAATCAAATCTTATCAATGCTTGAAAGATCTTTTAAAAAAATACCCAATCAAACTAATTTAATATTGCACTCAGATCAAGGATGGCAGTATCAAATGAAACAATATCAGTATCTATTAAAACAAAAAGGAATTAAACAAAGTATGTCCAGAAAAGGGAATTGTCTGGATAACGCTATAATTGAAAATTTCTTTGGAATATTAAAATCTGAACTTTTTCATCTTAAAAAATATAGTTCGATTAACCAATTAAAACAAGAAATAATCGACTATATAGAATATTATAATAATGAAAGAATAAAACTTAATTTAAAAGGAATGAGCCCGATACAATATCGAGCTCACTATTATCAAATTTAA
- a CDS encoding helix-turn-helix domain-containing protein: protein MERKIKYNYEFKLRCVNEVINKHRSVNSVANENNFDESNLRKWVKFYQKYGKEGLLPRKNQIYSVKFKQNVLLKITNKSLSLRDACLEFNISSESVVIQWQKRYKDQGILGLKDQPKGRPKSMNFKRAKKKSNKPLTREEELLLEIESLRCENALLKKFNALVQAEEAKQNKKHKP from the coding sequence ATGGAAAGAAAAATCAAGTACAATTATGAGTTTAAACTTCGGTGTGTAAATGAAGTTATAAATAAACATCGTTCAGTTAATTCAGTTGCGAATGAAAATAATTTTGACGAGTCAAATCTGAGAAAATGGGTTAAGTTTTACCAGAAGTATGGCAAAGAAGGTCTTTTACCCAGGAAGAATCAGATATACAGTGTCAAGTTTAAGCAAAATGTATTGCTGAAAATTACTAATAAGTCTTTATCTTTGAGAGACGCCTGTCTTGAATTTAATATTTCTAGTGAATCTGTTGTTATTCAATGGCAGAAAAGATATAAAGATCAAGGTATCTTAGGCTTAAAAGATCAACCTAAAGGAAGACCTAAATCTATGAACTTCAAAAGAGCTAAAAAGAAATCAAACAAACCCTTGACAAGAGAAGAAGAACTCTTACTTGAGATAGAATCATTGCGATGTGAAAATGCTCTTTTAAAAAAGTTCAATGCCTTAGTTCAAGCCGAAGAAGCCAAGCAAAACAAAAAGCACAAGCCATAA
- a CDS encoding ribonucleotide-diphosphate reductase subunit beta, producing the protein MSIFDKRINYKPFEYPEVLQFTEAINKAYWVHTEVDFTADTQDFHAHLNGAEKTAIKNSLLAIAQIEVAVKSFWGNIYEHFPKPEFNGLGTTFAECEFRHSEAYSRLLEVLGYNDEFEKLLDVPVVRRRVDYLSNVLKDTKSQDNRKYMVSLILFSILIENVSLFSQFAILLSFTRFKGYMKNVSNIIAWTSIDEQIHANGGIYIINKIREEFPEYFDAETLELIRETVKESIDVEAAILDWIFEDGSIETINKEELVNFMKFRVDESLRQINIKTIFNVSPQDYAAMAWFEEEVFANSLDDFFAKRPVEYTKHDKSITANDLF; encoded by the coding sequence ATGTCAATTTTCGATAAAAGAATCAACTATAAACCTTTCGAATATCCAGAGGTTCTGCAATTTACGGAGGCGATTAATAAAGCGTACTGGGTACATACCGAAGTAGACTTTACAGCCGATACACAAGATTTTCATGCGCACTTAAACGGAGCTGAAAAAACAGCAATCAAAAATAGTTTATTGGCTATTGCACAGATTGAGGTAGCCGTAAAAAGTTTTTGGGGTAATATATACGAACATTTTCCAAAACCGGAATTCAACGGACTGGGAACTACTTTTGCAGAATGTGAGTTTAGACATTCTGAAGCCTATTCTCGTTTATTGGAAGTTTTAGGATATAATGATGAATTCGAAAAACTTTTGGATGTTCCTGTAGTTCGCAGACGTGTAGATTATCTTTCAAATGTTTTAAAAGATACTAAATCTCAGGACAACAGAAAGTACATGGTTTCGCTGATTTTGTTCAGTATTCTAATTGAAAATGTTTCGTTGTTTAGTCAGTTTGCGATTTTACTTTCTTTTACAAGATTCAAAGGATACATGAAAAACGTAAGCAACATCATCGCATGGACTTCAATCGATGAGCAGATTCATGCAAATGGCGGAATTTACATCATCAATAAAATTCGTGAAGAGTTTCCGGAATATTTTGATGCTGAGACTTTAGAATTAATTCGTGAAACGGTTAAAGAATCAATTGATGTTGAAGCAGCTATTTTAGACTGGATTTTTGAAGATGGATCAATTGAAACGATCAACAAAGAAGAGTTGGTAAACTTTATGAAATTTAGAGTTGACGAAAGTTTAAGACAAATTAATATTAAAACAATTTTTAATGTATCGCCACAAGATTACGCGGCGATGGCTTGGTTTGAAGAAGAAGTTTTTGCAAACAGTTTAGACGATTTCTTTGCAAAACGTCCAGTAGAATATACTAAACACGATAAAAGCATTACAGCAAACGATCTTTTCTAA